A single genomic interval of Megalobrama amblycephala isolate DHTTF-2021 linkage group LG17, ASM1881202v1, whole genome shotgun sequence harbors:
- the LOC125251971 gene encoding NLR family CARD domain-containing protein 3-like: MARRHAVVQAFSLTQNLIRMKKLQLSGYSRTSPNGILHSLENVRSDSHVSSSVSLKSDSSKGVLPPGFSERKSDKRLQYETLDSDVQTRRKHESFKDLWIFQDLESKIITFLKEELEKFEKILQNENTQYFVKDFNENKCSIKAAALDLTLHYLREMKQDEAADALEDELLFIHQLKCGLKKKYQCVFEGIAKQGDSTLLNNIYTDLYITQGGSEQVNTEHEVRQIEVASRCHESEEIQIECRNLFEAPEQEEEIRTVLTNGVAGIGKSVSVQKFVLDWAEGKENQDIRFIFPLPFREMNLKEKEKLSLMDLITQFFPETKGLNLTRRNQFKVLFILDGLDECRLPLKFDRNETWCDVSSPASLDVLLTNLMKGNLLPSALIWITTRPAAASKIPPDCIDRLTEIRGFNNSQKEEYFKKRFTDQNQANTIIDHVKQSKSLFIMCHCSPEHSGGEKK; this comes from the exons TGTGAGATCAGACTCACATGTGTCCAGCTCTGTGTCTCTGAAGAGTGACAGTTCAAAAGGTGTATTACCACCAGGGTTCAGTGAGAGAAAATCTGATAAAAG GCTTCAGTATGAGACATTAGACTCAGACGTTCAGACTCGCAGGAAACACGAGAGTTTCAAAGATCTGTGGATCTTCCAG GATCTCGAGAGCAAAATAATCACATTTCTGAAGGAAGAGCTGGAAAAGTTtgagaaaatattacaaaatgagaACACACAATACTTTGTGAAGGACTTTAATGAGAATAAATGCAGTATCAAAGCAGCAGCTCTTGATCTCACACTACATTACCTGAGAGAGATGAAGCAAGATGAAGCTGCTGATGCTCTAGAAG ATGAGCTGCTCTTCATTCATCAGCTCAAATGTGGTCTAAAGAAGAAGTATCAATGTGTGTTTGAAGGAATTGCAAAGCAAGGTGACTCCACACTTCTGAATAACATCTACACAGATCTCTATATCACTCAGGGTGGCAGTGAACAGGTCAATACTGAACATGAGGTCAGACAGATTGAAGTTGCTTCCAGGTGTCATGAATCTGAAGAGATACAGATTGAATGCAGAAATTTGTTTGAAGCTCCTGAACAAGAAGAGGAGATCCGAACTGTACTGACAAACGGAGTCGCTGGCATCGGAAAATCAGTCTCTGTGCAAAAATTTGTtctggactgggctgaaggaaaagaaaatcaaGATATCAGATTCATATTTCCTCTTCCATTCAGAGAGATGAACTTAAAGGAGAAAGAAAAACTAAGTTTGATGGACCTTATAACTCAGTTTTTCCCAGAGACAAAAGGACTGAACCTTACAAGAAGGAATCAATTCAAAGTCCTGTTCATCCTTGATGGATTGGACGAATGTCGCCTTCCTCTGAAGTTTGATCGTAATGAGACGTGGTGTGATGTATCGTCACCAGCCTCTCTGGATGTTCTCCTAACGAACCTCATGAAGGGAAATCTGCTTccttctgctctcatctggatcaccaccAGACCAGCAGCTGCCAGTAAGATTCCTCCTGACTGTATCGACCGGCTGACAGAGATACGAGGATTCAATAACTCACAAAAGGAAGAGTACTTCAAGAAAAGATTCACGGATCAGAATCAGGCCAACACAATCATTGATCATGTTAAACAATCAAAGAGTCTCTTTATCATGTGCCACTGTTCTCCAGAACATTCTGGAGGAGAAAAGAAATAA